One Sinorhizobium sp. BG8 DNA window includes the following coding sequences:
- a CDS encoding MarR family transcriptional regulator: MDTYELPPRFRFGIEFAMLARQWRRSIETQLERNGLTDATWAPLIHLHELGDGISQKDLAARVGIDGSSLVRLLDILAAKNLIERKGDRTDRRAKLIFLTAEGRKEVSHVRKALNAAEAHFLADVSDDEIANMLGILRRIDGRLRATKEHAGREP, from the coding sequence ATGGACACTTACGAACTTCCGCCCCGCTTCAGGTTCGGCATAGAATTCGCCATGCTTGCCCGGCAATGGCGGCGCTCGATCGAAACGCAACTGGAAAGGAACGGGCTGACCGACGCCACCTGGGCGCCTCTGATCCACCTGCATGAACTCGGCGACGGCATAAGCCAAAAAGACCTTGCCGCCCGCGTCGGCATAGACGGATCCTCCCTTGTCCGGCTCCTCGATATCCTCGCTGCCAAGAACCTGATCGAACGGAAAGGGGACAGGACTGATCGTCGCGCCAAGCTTATCTTCCTGACCGCTGAAGGTCGCAAGGAGGTGTCGCATGTACGCAAGGCTCTCAATGCGGCGGAGGCGCATTTTCTCGCCGACGTGAGTGACGACGAGATCGCCAACATGCTCGGGATTCTTCGTAGGATAGACGGACGCCTGAGGGCGACCAAAGAACACGCGGGGAGAGAACCTTGA
- a CDS encoding FUSC family protein, translating to MPAAHALGFNPERLAFSFRTALASCAALVIAWLMELEHPQWAAMTVFAAAQPSRNMLVEKSFFRAAGTVIGSVIGVLLILASGSHQLLLVAGLAAWIGICAFLGNVLRGFLSYGTILAGYTAAMVALLETAHPGHIFALGADRALTVLTGVLVGLIVGLLFTPKEAPDELAGRVRQLSARLLRAMADRVDGHSTEGEDWHNSTLSEIAVIDELLDPHGAGSLRSRRSARTLRAVLAAHVSALLWMKGRAQPKRDPALGRVLARAADAHEGAASPAEIAVALEEAAALAADRTTLHAVIERMRTALLERASVVDRHSQPADESELGKLRLLHPVILHQDWIGARQAAIRATAILLLIGVVWILTGWSSGAYVMLGTSVMISLFSTFENPAQIMRQIFQAQLCGAIAALACRWLVWPHATSEFQLVLMIMPFVLTSIIPLSLQRPIVGGTDYVLILLLLSQPAFPLTGSFGQSFATATAVVLAPMIALISFRLIFPTDAHRRLNTLIAMMVHDLERMAAARDATSHQVAWRSRLYHRLIRLVRWADRSAERELSPAEGGMAVYSLGASILSMRELAERGELSAGTTRAITIALRRIERVSLDPARASAALERAAERVAHDGGSEAALLQSAARAIDENRPFFVRARRGAARKR from the coding sequence GTGCCGGCAGCCCACGCTCTCGGCTTCAATCCTGAAAGGCTCGCCTTCAGCTTCCGAACGGCGCTCGCGTCCTGCGCCGCACTCGTCATTGCCTGGCTGATGGAACTCGAACACCCGCAATGGGCGGCCATGACGGTTTTCGCCGCCGCCCAACCCAGCCGAAACATGCTCGTCGAGAAGAGCTTCTTCCGTGCCGCCGGCACAGTAATCGGCAGCGTGATCGGAGTCCTTCTCATCCTCGCGTCAGGAAGCCACCAATTGCTCCTCGTTGCAGGACTGGCGGCATGGATAGGCATATGCGCATTCCTCGGAAATGTTCTGCGCGGCTTTCTGTCCTACGGAACAATTCTCGCGGGCTACACCGCCGCAATGGTGGCGCTGCTGGAGACCGCGCACCCCGGACACATCTTCGCCCTCGGCGCGGACAGGGCGCTCACCGTTCTAACGGGCGTCCTGGTCGGATTGATCGTGGGGCTGCTGTTCACGCCGAAAGAGGCACCTGACGAACTTGCCGGGCGAGTGCGCCAGCTTTCGGCGCGCCTGTTGCGCGCAATGGCGGACCGCGTGGATGGCCATTCCACAGAAGGAGAGGACTGGCATAACTCGACGTTGAGCGAGATTGCGGTAATCGACGAACTCCTCGATCCCCACGGAGCCGGCTCGCTTCGCTCCAGGCGATCCGCTCGGACATTGCGCGCAGTTCTCGCCGCACATGTCTCCGCGTTGCTATGGATGAAGGGCAGGGCGCAGCCAAAACGCGATCCGGCGCTTGGCCGGGTCCTCGCGCGTGCTGCCGATGCCCACGAAGGAGCTGCATCGCCTGCCGAAATCGCCGTGGCGCTGGAAGAGGCGGCAGCTCTCGCCGCGGATCGCACTACCCTGCATGCGGTGATCGAGCGAATGCGAACCGCATTGCTCGAGCGAGCCTCGGTCGTAGACAGGCATAGCCAACCCGCGGATGAAAGCGAACTCGGCAAGCTTCGCCTGTTGCATCCCGTGATCCTGCACCAGGACTGGATCGGAGCCCGGCAGGCGGCGATACGTGCGACCGCCATCCTTCTCCTGATCGGCGTGGTGTGGATCCTGACCGGCTGGTCTTCCGGCGCCTATGTCATGCTGGGGACATCGGTGATGATCTCCCTGTTCTCGACATTTGAGAACCCCGCCCAGATCATGCGGCAAATCTTCCAGGCCCAGCTGTGCGGGGCGATCGCAGCCCTTGCATGCCGGTGGCTCGTCTGGCCGCATGCGACGAGTGAGTTCCAACTCGTCCTTATGATCATGCCGTTCGTGCTCACCAGTATCATCCCGCTCTCGTTGCAGCGGCCGATCGTGGGTGGGACCGATTATGTGCTGATCCTGCTGCTGCTCTCGCAGCCAGCCTTTCCTCTCACCGGATCCTTCGGCCAATCGTTTGCGACCGCGACTGCGGTCGTTCTCGCTCCGATGATCGCGCTCATATCCTTCAGGCTGATCTTTCCGACGGATGCGCACAGAAGGCTGAACACGCTCATCGCCATGATGGTCCACGACCTGGAACGGATGGCCGCGGCGAGAGACGCAACCAGCCACCAGGTCGCATGGCGTTCCAGACTCTATCACCGGCTGATCCGGCTTGTACGTTGGGCAGATCGTTCCGCCGAACGCGAGCTGTCTCCGGCCGAAGGCGGAATGGCCGTCTATTCCTTAGGCGCATCGATCCTGAGCATGCGCGAACTCGCAGAGCGCGGAGAACTTTCAGCGGGCACGACACGCGCAATCACGATCGCGTTGCGCAGGATCGAGCGCGTCTCGCTGGATCCTGCCCGTGCCTCCGCCGCGCTGGAACGCGCGGCTGAGCGAGTTGCGCACGACGGAGGGAGCGAGGCCGCACTCCTGCAATCAGCGGCACGGGCGATCGACGAGAACCGTCCGTTTTTCGTCCGCGCCCGCCGGGGCGCCGCGAGAAAGCGTTGA
- a CDS encoding ABC transporter permease, with protein MFKGVRFLFGAAVVVFLIAPLLAILPLAFTSSVFLTYPIPEFSLRWFRELVTADAWRRSIVNSLIVGGGTTVLATMLGTTAALGLRNRRILFLGAVKTLFLLPMVVPAVVLGVGMQVLFVQIGIANSYLGVIIAHTIVAMPFVIVSVSGALAGIDRRVELAAESLGAAPFTVFRRVTLPLAMPGVLSGAVLAFATSLDEVVLTLFVAGPNQRTLARQMFSTIRENISPAIAAAAFVFIVGTIIIASLAMVVRKRSSSITAA; from the coding sequence ATGTTCAAAGGAGTGAGATTTCTCTTCGGTGCAGCCGTGGTCGTCTTCCTGATCGCGCCCTTGCTGGCAATCCTCCCGCTCGCCTTTACCTCGAGCGTATTCCTGACCTATCCGATACCGGAGTTTTCCCTGCGCTGGTTCCGCGAACTGGTGACGGCGGATGCGTGGAGGCGGTCGATCGTAAACAGTCTCATCGTCGGCGGCGGCACCACCGTGCTTGCGACCATGCTTGGTACGACTGCCGCCCTCGGCCTGCGCAATCGGCGTATTCTCTTTCTCGGTGCGGTGAAAACCCTGTTCCTCCTGCCGATGGTGGTGCCGGCGGTGGTTCTCGGTGTCGGCATGCAGGTGCTCTTCGTTCAAATCGGCATTGCCAACAGCTATCTGGGCGTGATCATCGCGCACACCATTGTTGCAATGCCCTTTGTGATCGTGAGCGTGAGCGGCGCGCTTGCGGGCATAGATCGGCGGGTGGAACTCGCTGCGGAAAGTCTCGGTGCTGCACCATTCACTGTCTTTCGCCGCGTGACGCTGCCGCTTGCAATGCCGGGTGTTCTCTCCGGTGCAGTGCTTGCCTTCGCCACATCGCTGGACGAGGTGGTCCTTACGCTCTTCGTAGCAGGCCCGAACCAGCGGACACTGGCGCGGCAGATGTTTTCGACGATCCGCGAAAACATCTCGCCGGCGATCGCGGCCGCCGCGTTCGTTTTCATCGTTGGCACGATCATCATCGCCTCGCTGGCGATGGTGGTGCGAAAGCGCAGCAGTTCGATTACCGCGGCATAG
- a CDS encoding ABC transporter permease — translation MRSGFSRNAGAIALLAPLLLFTALFFVWPLFTMMSQAISDTAVLHILPETAVATKDWDRQSPPTPEMKEALVRDLRQATDTQAVGDMVRRLNSAQSGFRTLMSKTLRAIEDPNATIDLAAVDPRWEKPQFWLAISDALSPTTDRHLLAAVDLTRDASGSIVSLPEGTSANRVIMLRTFWIAALVTLAAAAIGYPYAMLAASTTGWKRNLLLGAVLLPLWTSLLVRTAAWFILLQENGLINDTLKALHLIDTPLPLIFNRTGVVIAMTHVLLPFMVLPVYSVLISIPRNLMPAASSLGANPLRAFFRVLLPLSLRGLASGALLVFMSAIGYYITPALIGGPSDQMISSVIAFYAMGSANWSMAGAMGLVLLVVTIALYAVYGRLSAEDPRRS, via the coding sequence ATGAGGTCGGGCTTTTCCCGAAATGCAGGCGCGATCGCCCTGCTTGCGCCGCTCCTCCTCTTCACCGCGCTGTTCTTCGTCTGGCCGTTGTTTACGATGATGTCGCAGGCAATCTCGGATACGGCCGTCCTCCACATCCTTCCCGAAACGGCCGTCGCCACCAAGGATTGGGACCGACAGTCGCCGCCCACTCCGGAAATGAAGGAAGCGCTCGTCCGCGATCTGCGCCAGGCGACGGACACCCAGGCGGTCGGCGACATGGTGAGGCGGCTCAACAGCGCTCAATCAGGTTTCCGCACGCTGATGTCGAAGACACTGCGCGCCATAGAAGATCCGAACGCCACGATCGACCTGGCGGCCGTCGATCCGCGCTGGGAGAAGCCACAGTTCTGGCTTGCGATCTCCGATGCCCTTTCGCCGACCACCGACCGCCATCTTCTGGCGGCCGTGGACCTGACCAGAGACGCATCGGGTTCGATCGTGTCTCTCCCCGAGGGAACGTCCGCCAACCGGGTGATCATGCTGCGAACCTTCTGGATCGCCGCACTGGTAACCCTGGCCGCGGCAGCGATCGGATACCCCTATGCGATGCTCGCTGCCTCGACCACCGGGTGGAAGCGCAATCTCTTGCTGGGCGCGGTTCTACTGCCCCTCTGGACGTCGCTCCTGGTGCGCACTGCTGCCTGGTTCATTCTGCTGCAGGAAAACGGGCTGATCAACGATACGCTGAAAGCGCTGCATCTGATAGATACGCCGTTGCCCCTGATCTTCAACCGCACTGGCGTCGTCATTGCCATGACGCATGTGCTCCTGCCCTTCATGGTGCTCCCGGTCTACAGTGTACTGATCTCGATCCCGCGGAATCTCATGCCGGCGGCTTCCTCCCTTGGTGCCAACCCCTTACGGGCTTTTTTTCGCGTGTTGCTTCCGCTCAGCCTTCGTGGACTCGCCTCCGGTGCGCTCCTCGTCTTCATGTCCGCCATCGGTTACTACATCACCCCGGCGTTGATCGGCGGGCCGAGCGACCAGATGATCAGCTCGGTCATTGCCTTCTATGCCATGGGATCGGCGAACTGGAGCATGGCGGGAGCGATGGGCCTTGTCCTCTTGGTCGTGACCATCGCGCTTTATGCGGTCTACGGACGCCTGTCCGCAGAAGATCCGAGGAGAAGCTGA